Proteins from one Pyrobaculum neutrophilum V24Sta genomic window:
- a CDS encoding P-loop NTPase, with protein MRPLLERARDNLRGREVVAVMSGKGGVGKSTVAALLAVGRGNTALVDLDIFGMSTPRLFGVVGRLHEVEKEGIRPFEVGGVKLFSLGGVVGDRYVVLPGANEGGVVEAILAFADLRGVDRVVVDMPPGMGEALLALERVARFKPVLVSTPSAMSVKVVSHLAEYLVERGAKPAALVLNMAYVECGGGRVYPFGRGDDARRLAERLGAALVELPIDPELESYVGRIGEYRGPAYRELLKAGL; from the coding sequence ATGAGGCCCCTGCTGGAGAGGGCTAGGGACAACCTCCGCGGCAGGGAGGTGGTGGCTGTGATGAGCGGGAAGGGCGGCGTCGGCAAGTCCACCGTGGCGGCTCTCCTGGCTGTGGGGAGGGGCAACACGGCGCTGGTCGATCTGGACATATTCGGCATGTCTACGCCGAGGCTCTTCGGCGTGGTTGGGAGGCTACACGAGGTGGAGAAGGAGGGGATTAGGCCTTTCGAGGTGGGGGGAGTTAAGCTGTTTAGCCTCGGCGGTGTGGTTGGAGATAGGTATGTGGTTCTTCCGGGGGCTAACGAGGGCGGCGTGGTGGAGGCCATCCTCGCCTTCGCGGACCTCCGCGGCGTTGATAGGGTTGTGGTGGACATGCCGCCGGGCATGGGCGAGGCCCTCCTGGCGCTTGAGAGGGTGGCCAGGTTCAAGCCTGTGCTTGTGTCTACGCCCTCCGCCATGTCTGTAAAGGTGGTGTCTCACCTGGCTGAGTACCTCGTGGAGAGGGGGGCGAAGCCGGCTGCCCTCGTGTTAAACATGGCCTATGTGGAGTGCGGCGGGGGTAGGGTGTACCCATTCGGCAGAGGAGATGATGCGAGGCGGCTGGCGGAGCGGCTGGGGGCGGCCTTGGTGGAGCTCCCCATAGACCCGGAGCTGGAGAGCTACGTTGGGAGAATCGGCGAATATAGGGGGCCCGCGTATAGGGAGCTCCTCAAGGCGGGGCTGTGA
- a CDS encoding CopG family ribbon-helix-helix protein, whose translation MVKRISIVLDDDLYKEMERLMTELGEVNRSRFIASVIAEKIGEASKTPVASLVVIVYDHEVGDVAKHLTEVQHDFNDVIRVTTHVHLDERNCMEVIHAVGEGQRIRELTSRISRIGRGIRFLKVINVPKEAL comes from the coding sequence ATGGTTAAGAGGATCTCCATCGTCCTCGACGACGATCTGTACAAGGAGATGGAGAGGCTGATGACGGAGCTCGGCGAGGTCAACCGCTCCCGCTTCATCGCCTCCGTCATCGCCGAGAAGATCGGCGAGGCCTCTAAAACGCCTGTGGCCTCCCTCGTGGTCATCGTCTACGACCACGAGGTGGGGGACGTGGCGAAGCACTTGACTGAGGTTCAGCACGACTTCAACGACGTGATTAGGGTGACCACACACGTGCATCTAGACGAAAGGAACTGTATGGAGGTTATCCACGCAGTGGGCGAGGGCCAGAGGATTAGGGAGCTGACCTCCCGGATTTCCAGGATAGGGAGGGGTATCCGCTTCTTAAAGGTTATCAACGTCCCGAAGGAGGCGCTGTAA
- a CDS encoding MBL fold metallo-hydrolase → MLRLLFRGVAVVRRDYAGVEISAGGDSLCIDVLKPACRHVLYTHLHPRHYGGAGGLAPPAVKPGDRLELGPFAVSVVEAYNVTKLVGGAPAHPKGTGVGYLVEADGVSLYHPGDTDLIGEMAKIRADVFLAPIGGDGTMTAEEAAEAVKLIRPKIAVPIHFEGARPYIKFRDISQPYTQVVHLETSPSSF, encoded by the coding sequence ATGCTGAGGCTGCTGTTTAGGGGGGTGGCGGTGGTGCGGCGGGACTACGCCGGGGTTGAGATATCGGCGGGCGGCGACTCGCTCTGTATAGACGTGTTGAAGCCCGCCTGCAGACACGTCCTCTACACCCACCTCCACCCGAGGCACTACGGCGGCGCCGGCGGCCTGGCGCCCCCCGCGGTAAAGCCGGGGGATAGGCTTGAGCTGGGGCCCTTCGCCGTGTCCGTAGTGGAGGCGTACAACGTCACGAAGCTGGTGGGCGGCGCCCCGGCGCATCCCAAGGGGACGGGCGTGGGGTACCTAGTGGAGGCGGACGGCGTATCGCTGTACCACCCGGGGGACACCGACCTCATCGGGGAGATGGCGAAGATTAGGGCAGACGTCTTCCTGGCGCCCATCGGCGGAGACGGCACCATGACGGCGGAGGAGGCCGCCGAGGCTGTCAAACTCATTCGTCCAAAGATCGCGGTGCCTATCCACTTCGAGGGGGCGCGGCCCTACATCAAGTTTAGAGACATCTCCCAGCCCTACACGCAGGTGGTGCATCTGGAGACCTCCCCCTCAAGCTTTTAA
- a CDS encoding hydrogenase maturation protease, with translation MLLVVGLGNVVYGDDGFGSCLAQALSQYNDFVFDGNAHGIGVLGTLADYDVLVFLDIDVRLPPGAVAVERIEGSLTLRETRLVDAHRAPPSLLVGYLRAMGRDPKAYLIAVGPKTLDPLSPPSQEVIKAVSTAVEELRKLLGQFGVDLKVGGDVVEEFKNCYRRALKYERV, from the coding sequence ATGCTGTTGGTTGTTGGGTTGGGCAACGTAGTCTACGGGGACGACGGCTTTGGTAGCTGTCTGGCGCAAGCCCTCTCCCAGTACAACGATTTTGTTTTTGACGGGAACGCCCACGGCATTGGGGTTTTGGGGACTTTAGCCGACTACGACGTCTTGGTCTTCCTCGACATAGACGTGAGGCTTCCGCCGGGGGCTGTGGCCGTCGAGAGGATAGAGGGCTCTCTTACCCTTAGGGAGACTAGGCTTGTGGATGCCCACAGGGCGCCGCCTTCTCTCCTGGTGGGCTACCTTAGGGCGATGGGGCGGGACCCGAAGGCCTACCTGATCGCGGTGGGGCCTAAGACTCTTGACCCGCTTTCTCCGCCGTCTCAGGAGGTGATTAAGGCGGTGTCTACGGCGGTTGAGGAGCTGAGGAAGTTGCTGGGGCAGTTCGGCGTAGATTTGAAGGTCGGGGGGGACGTGGTGGAAGAGTTTAAAAACTGCTACCGGAGAGCTCTGAAGTATGAGCGAGTTTAG
- the hypD gene encoding hydrogenase formation protein HypD, translating to MSCLSLNEFPGPAPSIDCFNCSMMRKEMAALELAFRRKSKITGMLVQYIRKYAEELKRRDGDYVYKIMDFCGTHEWTIVHFGLRSVLEMAGVDNVELVAGPGCPVCVTPSYYLEEAIKLAFEGVVVYTYGDVFRLPALQRVRGARSLAEAKAMGADVRLIHTFLHAAIDAKKHNKPSLFLGIGFETVAPGYSEAILRGLVPPNLKLMSLVKLTPPAMFYALDMVKEKPTDYPISGVIAPGHVSTIVGGKAWAPVAEQYRIPVVVSGFEPNDVLTAVAEILKQIKNGEHKVVIEYTRAVKWEGDLKAQSSINTVFETVDTAWRGIGYIPKSGLALREQFKQYDAFAHFGIPDLTPERWRYDLPPGCKCAEVNLGKAKPTDCPLFMKACTPDHPVGPCMVSVEGTCAIWARFGGGGLALEVAKEVGLA from the coding sequence ATGTCCTGCCTATCTCTGAACGAGTTTCCTGGCCCAGCGCCCTCCATCGACTGTTTCAACTGTTCTATGATGCGTAAGGAGATGGCCGCCCTTGAGCTGGCCTTTAGGCGGAAGAGCAAGATCACGGGCATGCTGGTTCAGTACATCAGGAAATACGCCGAGGAGCTCAAGAGGAGGGATGGGGACTACGTATACAAGATCATGGACTTCTGCGGCACCCACGAGTGGACCATCGTCCACTTCGGCCTCAGGAGCGTCCTGGAGATGGCTGGTGTGGACAACGTGGAGCTTGTGGCGGGGCCCGGCTGCCCCGTCTGCGTCACCCCCTCCTACTACCTAGAGGAGGCCATCAAGCTGGCCTTTGAGGGGGTGGTCGTGTATACATACGGAGACGTCTTCAGGCTCCCGGCCCTCCAGAGGGTGAGGGGGGCCAGGTCGCTGGCTGAGGCTAAGGCGATGGGGGCCGACGTGAGGCTTATACACACCTTCCTCCACGCGGCTATAGACGCCAAGAAGCACAACAAGCCCTCCCTCTTCCTGGGCATAGGCTTTGAGACGGTGGCGCCTGGCTACTCCGAGGCCATCCTGAGGGGGCTCGTGCCTCCCAACCTCAAGCTGATGTCTCTGGTCAAGCTGACGCCTCCCGCCATGTTCTACGCGCTGGATATGGTAAAGGAGAAGCCCACCGACTACCCCATCTCCGGCGTCATAGCGCCGGGCCACGTGTCTACGATCGTCGGGGGGAAGGCGTGGGCCCCGGTGGCTGAGCAGTACCGCATCCCGGTTGTCGTCTCGGGCTTTGAGCCAAACGACGTCTTGACGGCGGTTGCGGAGATACTGAAGCAGATAAAAAACGGGGAGCACAAGGTGGTGATCGAATACACGAGGGCTGTCAAGTGGGAGGGCGACCTCAAGGCCCAGTCCTCCATCAACACCGTGTTTGAGACCGTGGATACGGCGTGGCGCGGCATCGGCTACATCCCCAAGAGCGGCCTCGCGCTGAGGGAGCAGTTTAAGCAGTACGACGCCTTCGCACACTTCGGAATTCCGGATCTAACGCCGGAGAGGTGGCGGTACGATCTGCCGCCCGGCTGTAAATGCGCCGAGGTCAACCTAGGCAAGGCCAAGCCCACCGACTGCCCCCTCTTCATGAAGGCGTGTACGCCCGACCACCCCGTCGGCCCCTGTATGGTGTCTGTGGAGGGGACGTGCGCCATCTGGGCGAGGTTCGGCGGCGGGGGGCTTGCGCTGGAGGTGGCGAAGGAGGTTGGGCTGGCTTAG
- a CDS encoding CBS domain-containing protein, which produces MVAAARRVADLVKKEPIVALPTETLVEVAEKLATNNIGALVVVNPQNTKKPVGIITERDVVRAISMHMPLSTPVEAFASTDLITIDEDEPVGKAAELMLKYNIRHLIVVNKFGELRGVVSIRDVLRALYG; this is translated from the coding sequence ATGGTGGCCGCCGCCAGAAGAGTAGCCGACTTGGTGAAGAAGGAGCCCATCGTCGCGTTGCCGACGGAGACGCTGGTGGAGGTGGCGGAGAAACTCGCGACGAACAACATAGGCGCTCTGGTGGTGGTGAACCCCCAGAACACCAAGAAGCCGGTGGGGATAATCACGGAGCGCGACGTCGTGAGGGCAATCAGCATGCACATGCCCCTCTCCACCCCCGTCGAGGCCTTCGCCTCTACCGACCTCATCACGATAGACGAAGACGAGCCGGTGGGGAAGGCGGCCGAGCTCATGCTGAAGTACAACATTAGACACCTCATCGTTGTGAACAAGTTCGGGGAGCTGAGGGGCGTCGTCTCGATTAGAGACGTGCTGAGGGCCCTCTACGGCTAG
- a CDS encoding hydrogenase maturation nickel metallochaperone HypA yields MHEWSLALSVVQTVDRWAREHNAEVKRVVLSVPVVSQLDLSILREAFDMLKMDSRLEKATLDVKVRSPRYRCRACGYVFGHEEVSSQIEALVGKYGEEYPLHLVPELLPAFVKCPRCGSHDIEADLAIQVEEIETI; encoded by the coding sequence ATGCATGAGTGGTCTCTCGCGCTTTCGGTTGTCCAAACGGTGGACAGGTGGGCTAGGGAGCACAACGCCGAGGTGAAGAGGGTTGTCCTCTCGGTGCCGGTGGTATCGCAGCTGGACCTCTCCATCTTGCGGGAGGCTTTCGACATGTTGAAGATGGATTCTAGGCTGGAGAAGGCTACCCTAGACGTAAAGGTGAGGTCTCCAAGGTACAGATGTAGGGCGTGTGGATACGTATTCGGCCACGAGGAGGTCTCGTCCCAGATCGAGGCGCTGGTTGGGAAATATGGGGAGGAGTACCCGCTCCACCTCGTTCCCGAGCTTCTGCCGGCCTTTGTTAAATGCCCCAGGTGCGGCTCCCACGACATCGAGGCGGATCTCGCAATACAGGTGGAGGAGATAGAGACGATATGA
- a CDS encoding (Fe-S)-binding protein, giving the protein MLAVPKLNSVTLHYFENCVGCAACAPSCPYFYVDERYSPVEKAEFLREMLRARYTLSGRLFGRLVGARMPKSEDEMWKILEFAYRCTNCGHCYVTCPFGIDSGAMVRLLKQTLYSAGVAPTLMKQFAGFEGSGQYLQHPSVKGVWDAFMAEAAKLGAPVDKKGARVLLMVSFMDVVLMRDTVLNTIKILKRVGEDFTIPSRPLGVRPPIGAVVGDPAAQRAAVEDVVKYAESISPQILVTIDGGFVYPNLRFEATNLLRRKFSFKVYHVTELLAEYLREGKLKLKKTGAKVTWHDPCQLGRRAGVFEEPREVLEAFTDYRDLPHNRANSLCCGGGDGINCLTKEMHMAMGKLLGMDIWGMLSAREKEFVEKSEDAYKKAIRRKMDDVRKSGAEVVVTACPVGIETIRLGTQLYGVNAKVVHIVDLVAEALE; this is encoded by the coding sequence ATGCTTGCGGTGCCTAAGCTGAATTCTGTTACGCTCCACTATTTTGAAAACTGTGTAGGGTGCGCCGCATGTGCCCCCTCCTGCCCCTATTTCTACGTAGATGAGCGGTACAGCCCTGTGGAGAAGGCTGAGTTCTTGAGGGAGATGCTCAGAGCTAGGTATACGCTATCGGGTAGGCTTTTCGGCCGCCTCGTCGGCGCGAGGATGCCAAAGAGCGAGGACGAGATGTGGAAGATCCTGGAGTTTGCCTATAGGTGTACCAACTGCGGCCACTGCTATGTGACATGTCCCTTCGGCATAGACAGCGGAGCGATGGTGCGCCTCCTGAAGCAGACGCTGTATTCTGCCGGGGTAGCGCCGACTTTGATGAAGCAGTTTGCGGGCTTCGAGGGGAGCGGCCAGTATCTACAGCACCCGTCGGTCAAGGGCGTGTGGGATGCCTTCATGGCCGAGGCCGCTAAGCTGGGCGCGCCGGTGGACAAGAAGGGGGCGCGGGTCCTCCTCATGGTTTCGTTTATGGACGTGGTGCTGATGAGGGACACGGTGTTGAACACCATAAAGATCTTGAAGAGGGTGGGCGAGGATTTCACGATCCCGTCGCGGCCGCTGGGCGTGAGGCCGCCCATTGGGGCTGTGGTGGGAGACCCGGCGGCGCAGAGGGCGGCGGTGGAAGATGTGGTGAAGTACGCGGAGTCTATCTCGCCGCAGATCCTCGTCACGATAGACGGGGGCTTCGTATACCCCAACCTCAGGTTCGAGGCTACAAACCTGCTGAGGAGGAAGTTCAGCTTCAAGGTTTACCACGTCACGGAGCTCCTCGCCGAGTACCTCAGGGAGGGCAAGCTGAAGCTCAAGAAGACGGGGGCCAAGGTGACCTGGCACGACCCGTGCCAGCTGGGGAGGAGGGCCGGCGTGTTTGAGGAGCCGAGGGAGGTGCTGGAGGCGTTTACCGACTACCGCGATCTTCCTCACAACAGAGCTAACAGCCTTTGTTGTGGCGGCGGAGATGGCATAAACTGTCTCACGAAGGAGATGCACATGGCCATGGGCAAGCTCCTGGGGATGGACATATGGGGGATGTTGAGCGCCCGGGAGAAGGAATTTGTAGAGAAGAGTGAAGATGCCTATAAGAAGGCCATAAGGAGGAAGATGGACGACGTGAGGAAGAGCGGTGCGGAGGTTGTCGTCACCGCTTGCCCAGTCGGTATAGAAACTATTAGGTTAGGCACACAGCTCTACGGCGTAAATGCCAAGGTAGTACACATCGTAGACCTAGTCGCCGAGGCCCTGGAGTAA
- the hypE gene encoding hydrogenase expression/formation protein HypE — MIKLSHGSGGVETSEIVEKLFLRRLPEGLKKVAGGLGLDFPDDAAAIPMADGRYLVVTVDAYTVNPPFFPGGDIGMLAASGSINDVLMLGGRPLAMLDSIIAEEGLPYETLDRVVKSFLSVLEAEGVALIGGDFKVMPKGQLDKIVITTVGIGVADRIIVDKPRHGDKIVVSDFVGDHGAVILMLQMGDVDKPEQLQLKSDVKPLTKLMVPLVEKYGEYIHAARDPTRGGLAMVLNDWAKAGGGVIVVEEESLPVRPEVASYAGMLGIDPLYLASEGAAVLAVDPAVAEEVVKFMRGLGFQNARVVGEFREARQHRGYVLLKTVAGGLRILEPPRGDIVPRIC; from the coding sequence GTGATTAAGCTGTCTCACGGCTCCGGCGGGGTGGAGACGTCGGAGATCGTCGAAAAGCTGTTCCTCAGACGTCTGCCCGAGGGGCTTAAGAAGGTGGCGGGGGGGCTTGGGCTCGACTTCCCCGACGACGCCGCCGCCATACCGATGGCCGACGGGCGGTACCTCGTGGTGACTGTGGACGCATATACTGTCAACCCGCCGTTTTTCCCCGGGGGGGACATCGGGATGTTGGCGGCCTCAGGCTCTATAAACGACGTGTTGATGCTGGGGGGTAGGCCCCTGGCGATGCTGGACTCCATAATCGCCGAGGAGGGGCTCCCCTACGAGACGCTTGACAGAGTGGTCAAGTCCTTCCTATCCGTACTCGAGGCGGAGGGCGTGGCCCTCATAGGCGGGGACTTCAAGGTCATGCCCAAGGGCCAGCTTGACAAGATCGTCATTACGACGGTGGGGATAGGGGTGGCGGATAGGATCATCGTGGATAAGCCGAGGCACGGCGACAAGATCGTGGTGAGCGACTTCGTGGGGGACCACGGCGCCGTCATCCTCATGCTTCAGATGGGGGACGTGGACAAGCCGGAGCAGCTACAGCTTAAGAGCGACGTGAAGCCGCTTACTAAGCTCATGGTGCCGCTGGTGGAGAAATACGGCGAGTACATCCACGCGGCTAGGGACCCCACTAGGGGCGGCCTCGCGATGGTGTTGAACGACTGGGCTAAGGCCGGCGGCGGCGTGATTGTGGTGGAGGAGGAGAGCCTCCCGGTGAGGCCGGAGGTGGCGTCGTACGCCGGGATGCTCGGCATAGACCCGCTCTACCTGGCGAGCGAGGGGGCGGCCGTCCTGGCGGTGGACCCCGCCGTCGCCGAGGAGGTGGTGAAGTTCATGAGGGGGCTGGGGTTCCAAAACGCGCGGGTGGTGGGCGAGTTTAGAGAGGCGAGGCAACACAGGGGATACGTCCTGCTGAAGACGGTGGCGGGCGGGCTTAGGATTCTGGAGCCTCCCAGGGGCGACATCGTGCCGAGGATATGCTGA
- a CDS encoding nickel-dependent hydrogenase large subunit: MSTVKIWIDPITRIEGHLALYAEINSASRAVQTARTTVMMFRGFEVFLRGRPPEDAPHIVSRTCGVCGAAHANASVRACDVAAGMTPYPMGNVLRTLAYAMTDYTYDHPLILNMLEGPDYSEAIVSKLTPSVWKIAQETPAQYSAIHGYRTIADIMKDLNPITGRIWQLTVKYQRIAREAGVLIYGRHSHPSTLIPAGISTDISNLPSLIQEYYARLSQLTAWVKFVWAIWQDLYEFYRDHVTTPDGKPYATTQGKTHDPPVMLAGGFADDPEVYSNITDEAKGDWRELYARLDQAYNARGEKPGFAIGHDIYSKNPTEIQLGYVEFADSSFYEDWVKSNVAPPTGWIKEDPIGRPLVNGTELFKYHMWNRTTIPKPGAINFAEKYSWAAEPRLVLKDGRIAPIETGPISQLWLDTLHATKFELAGFKAWESNGSQMKIYLPGGTEAPDLPPGTKDELVITWNLPKYSTTFERLLARAVHLAVVNAIAWANLLYSLQLVNAGKIQTSRPWSYGKWPDFSYSFGWWQVPRGNCMHWLVQKGGRIVNYQYEAPTTPNVSPSNNRCTDPWKGQCAGPFEMSVRNSVVTEELPPDQWTGLDQVRAIRSFDPCLACAVHFEAKGEGGRVMNVIEKVIWNACAI, translated from the coding sequence ATGTCTACGGTAAAGATCTGGATTGACCCCATTACGCGTATTGAGGGACATCTAGCTTTATACGCCGAGATAAACTCGGCCAGCAGAGCTGTGCAGACGGCTAGAACTACCGTCATGATGTTCCGCGGGTTCGAGGTCTTCCTAAGGGGGAGGCCACCCGAGGACGCTCCCCACATAGTTTCTCGTACATGTGGCGTCTGCGGCGCGGCCCACGCCAACGCGTCTGTGAGGGCATGCGACGTAGCCGCCGGAATGACGCCGTATCCCATGGGAAACGTGTTGAGGACTCTGGCCTACGCCATGACCGACTACACCTACGACCACCCGCTGATTTTGAACATGTTGGAGGGGCCGGACTACAGCGAGGCTATCGTCAGCAAGCTGACGCCGTCGGTGTGGAAGATCGCCCAGGAGACGCCGGCTCAGTACTCCGCCATTCACGGATACCGGACGATTGCAGATATCATGAAGGATCTGAACCCCATCACCGGCAGGATATGGCAGTTGACTGTGAAGTACCAGAGGATCGCGAGGGAGGCCGGCGTCTTGATCTACGGCAGACACTCCCACCCGTCTACGTTGATTCCGGCGGGCATTTCGACGGACATCTCCAATCTGCCGTCTCTCATCCAGGAGTACTATGCGAGGCTTTCGCAACTTACCGCCTGGGTTAAGTTCGTCTGGGCTATCTGGCAGGACCTCTACGAGTTCTACCGCGACCACGTAACTACGCCGGATGGTAAGCCCTACGCCACTACCCAAGGCAAGACCCACGACCCGCCGGTGATGCTCGCCGGCGGTTTTGCAGACGACCCCGAGGTGTACAGCAACATAACCGACGAGGCGAAGGGCGACTGGAGGGAGCTCTACGCGAGGCTTGACCAGGCCTACAACGCGAGGGGGGAGAAGCCGGGCTTCGCCATCGGCCACGATATATACAGCAAGAACCCGACGGAGATCCAGCTCGGCTATGTGGAGTTCGCCGACTCTTCCTTCTACGAGGACTGGGTGAAGAGCAACGTGGCGCCGCCCACCGGCTGGATAAAGGAGGACCCCATCGGCCGGCCGTTGGTAAATGGAACAGAGCTCTTCAAGTACCACATGTGGAATAGGACCACTATCCCGAAGCCCGGCGCCATCAACTTCGCTGAGAAGTATAGCTGGGCGGCTGAGCCTAGGCTTGTGCTTAAGGACGGCCGCATCGCGCCTATTGAGACCGGCCCCATCTCGCAACTGTGGCTTGACACGCTACACGCCACGAAGTTTGAGCTGGCCGGCTTCAAGGCCTGGGAGTCCAACGGTAGCCAGATGAAGATCTATCTCCCCGGCGGGACCGAGGCGCCCGACCTGCCGCCCGGCACCAAGGACGAGCTCGTCATTACGTGGAATCTGCCCAAGTACTCAACGACGTTTGAACGTCTGCTGGCCCGCGCGGTTCACCTCGCCGTGGTGAACGCCATCGCTTGGGCCAACCTGCTGTATAGCCTACAGCTGGTGAACGCCGGCAAGATACAGACCTCTAGGCCGTGGAGCTACGGCAAGTGGCCCGACTTCAGCTACAGCTTCGGCTGGTGGCAGGTGCCGCGTGGCAACTGTATGCACTGGCTCGTGCAGAAGGGCGGGAGGATCGTGAACTACCAGTACGAGGCTCCGACGACGCCTAACGTCAGCCCGTCTAATAACCGCTGTACTGACCCGTGGAAGGGCCAGTGCGCCGGGCCCTTCGAGATGTCTGTAAGGAACAGCGTGGTGACGGAGGAGCTTCCGCCTGACCAGTGGACTGGCCTCGACCAGGTGAGGGCAATCAGGAGCTTCGACCCATGTCTCGCCTGTGCGGTGCACTTCGAGGCCAAGGGCGAAGGGGGCAGAGTTATGAACGTGATTGAGAAGGTGATCTGGAATGCCTGCGCCATTTAA
- a CDS encoding hyaluronate lyase, whose protein sequence is MKITRRDVLRAGSLAAALSALNWPALVKAAGEAVKDGLVNIVWFEAQDCAGNTTAVIQATDPSLLDVLLGTTPLVGPGTVRLIFHETVMPQWGTYHVKEATDVADHKILENYLQTQPPPGDAMKILEEIAEGKYGPYVLVLEGSFPQEYGISGTNIEQKGGYYCLVGHRTCTDWAKLLFKNALAVVAVGNCAAYGGLVANKVLEPPPGFKFPTWSPSPTGAVGMFDDPVRGIKGMIHIDYFQPEVEPFRKYIDEGGVPDFKTMKPAVAVPGCPANGNGILRTLALLTLVAAGLLKPDVLERKAFLDQYARPRFIFENTVHEQCPRAASYAAGDLRPYPGAGDYKCLFGVGCKGPISNCPWNKVGWVSGIGGPTRTGGVCIGCTMPGFTDAFEPFYAPLNAPRLPTTETLGVALGGAALLGVAGAYLASKAAKPKEEKK, encoded by the coding sequence ATGAAGATAACAAGACGCGATGTACTTAGGGCGGGTTCCCTAGCGGCGGCCCTCTCCGCTTTAAACTGGCCAGCGCTTGTAAAAGCGGCGGGGGAGGCTGTGAAGGACGGCCTTGTAAACATCGTTTGGTTCGAGGCGCAGGACTGCGCCGGCAACACAACCGCGGTTATCCAGGCCACAGACCCGTCCCTCCTAGACGTCTTGCTCGGCACGACGCCTCTCGTGGGCCCCGGCACAGTGCGGCTGATATTCCACGAGACCGTGATGCCCCAGTGGGGCACCTACCACGTGAAGGAGGCCACAGACGTGGCCGACCACAAGATCCTAGAGAACTACCTCCAGACCCAGCCGCCGCCCGGCGATGCGATGAAAATACTTGAGGAGATAGCGGAGGGCAAATACGGGCCGTACGTGTTGGTTCTGGAGGGGAGCTTCCCGCAGGAGTACGGAATATCCGGCACAAACATCGAGCAGAAGGGCGGCTACTACTGCCTAGTGGGCCACAGGACGTGTACAGATTGGGCGAAGCTCCTCTTCAAGAACGCACTCGCCGTAGTGGCAGTAGGCAACTGCGCCGCCTACGGCGGCCTCGTGGCGAACAAGGTGCTGGAGCCCCCGCCCGGCTTCAAGTTCCCCACGTGGTCCCCATCGCCGACCGGCGCCGTCGGCATGTTCGACGACCCGGTGAGGGGTATAAAGGGCATGATACACATCGACTACTTCCAGCCTGAGGTGGAGCCGTTTAGGAAGTACATAGACGAAGGCGGCGTGCCCGACTTCAAGACTATGAAGCCCGCCGTGGCGGTGCCCGGCTGCCCCGCAAACGGCAACGGCATACTGAGGACCCTCGCGCTTCTGACGCTTGTCGCCGCCGGGTTGCTTAAGCCGGACGTCCTGGAGAGAAAGGCCTTCCTAGACCAGTACGCCAGGCCGCGCTTCATATTTGAAAACACAGTTCATGAGCAGTGTCCACGCGCCGCATCCTACGCAGCTGGCGACCTAAGGCCCTACCCGGGCGCCGGCGACTACAAGTGCCTATTCGGCGTCGGATGCAAGGGGCCGATATCCAACTGCCCGTGGAACAAGGTGGGTTGGGTCAGCGGCATAGGCGGACCTACGAGGACGGGAGGCGTCTGCATTGGCTGCACCATGCCGGGCTTCACCGACGCCTTCGAGCCCTTCTACGCGCCGCTCAACGCGCCTAGGTTGCCGACGACGGAGACGCTGGGGGTTGCGCTGGGCGGCGCCGCTCTACTTGGCGTCGCCGGAGCATACCTAGCCTCAAAGGCGGCTAAGCCCAAGGAGGAGAAGAAATGA
- a CDS encoding CBS domain-containing protein, producing the protein MKAGDIARKPPVTVAQTASIREAAKLMAEARVGLVVVVDPGDPGRILGVVSERDVIRAVASGLDLSRPVRDVMSSPVVAVDAEEPVQNAARAMRNHNVRHVVVTRGGRLYGVISIRDLIAEQDVLKSLVEAAEPVENLPAAD; encoded by the coding sequence ATGAAGGCGGGGGACATAGCCAGGAAACCGCCTGTGACGGTCGCCCAGACGGCCTCCATAAGAGAGGCGGCGAAGCTCATGGCCGAGGCGAGGGTTGGGCTTGTGGTGGTGGTGGACCCGGGGGACCCGGGGCGTATACTTGGCGTCGTGAGCGAGCGGGATGTGATAAGGGCGGTGGCCTCCGGCCTAGACCTATCGCGTCCGGTGAGAGACGTCATGTCCTCTCCTGTGGTCGCCGTAGATGCTGAGGAGCCGGTGCAGAACGCGGCTAGGGCTATGCGGAACCACAACGTGAGACATGTGGTTGTGACAAGAGGCGGCCGCCTATACGGCGTTATCTCCATCAGGGATCTAATCGCTGAGCAGGACGTGTTAAAAAGCCTGGTTGAGGCCGCGGAGCCCGTGGAGAACCTACCCGCGGCTGACTAG